The following are from one region of the Halogeometricum sp. S3BR5-2 genome:
- a CDS encoding nascent polypeptide-associated complex protein — protein MFGGGGMNPRKMKQMMKQMGIDVTELDAEEVVIRTADEELVFSDAQVTRMDAQGQETYQIVGQPESRELGSGGAAGAASVESGGDDDALAVEPTDDDGEAEIPESDVELVAQRAGVPKGDAREALEAENGDLAAAISRLE, from the coding sequence ATGTTTGGCGGAGGCGGTATGAACCCGCGGAAGATGAAGCAGATGATGAAACAGATGGGCATCGACGTCACCGAACTCGACGCCGAGGAGGTCGTCATCAGGACGGCCGACGAGGAACTCGTGTTCTCGGACGCCCAGGTCACGCGCATGGACGCGCAGGGCCAGGAGACCTACCAGATCGTCGGTCAACCCGAGTCGCGGGAACTCGGGAGCGGCGGCGCGGCGGGGGCGGCGAGCGTCGAGAGCGGCGGCGACGACGACGCCCTCGCGGTCGAACCGACCGACGACGACGGCGAGGCCGAGATTCCCGAGTCCGACGTGGAACTGGTCGCCCAGCGCGCCGGCGTCCCCAAGGGCGACGCGCGGGAGGCGCTGGAAGCCGAGAACGGCGACCTCGCGGCCGCCATCTCGCGCCTCGAATAA
- a CDS encoding methyltransferase domain-containing protein produces MYLLVHEDREYLRAPGDELQTDLGVLTVPEDAEPGDTVETHLGEPFVVRRLRGPDLFNHLERTGAPMMPRDIGLIVGHTGAAAGDRVLDAGTGTGVLSAYLGRMRADVTTYELDPDFADVARENMRLAGVEEHVDVRAGDVTEELDSLTEEGPFDLLTLDTGDAADVVARAPELLRSGGYVAVYSPFVENSRAAVEAAREAGLNEVETLETIQREMDFGDRGSRPSTAGVGHTGYLVFARYE; encoded by the coding sequence GTGTACCTGCTCGTCCACGAGGACCGAGAGTACCTCCGGGCGCCCGGCGACGAACTCCAGACTGACCTCGGCGTGCTCACCGTCCCCGAGGACGCCGAACCCGGTGACACCGTCGAGACGCATCTCGGCGAACCGTTCGTCGTCCGCCGACTCCGCGGCCCGGACCTGTTCAACCACCTCGAACGCACCGGCGCGCCGATGATGCCGCGAGACATCGGTCTCATCGTCGGCCACACCGGCGCGGCCGCGGGCGACCGCGTCCTCGACGCCGGGACCGGAACGGGCGTCCTCTCGGCGTACCTCGGCCGGATGCGCGCCGACGTGACGACGTACGAACTGGACCCCGACTTCGCCGACGTGGCGCGCGAGAACATGCGTCTCGCGGGCGTCGAGGAGCACGTGGACGTCCGCGCCGGCGACGTGACCGAGGAACTCGACTCGCTGACCGAGGAGGGGCCGTTCGACCTCCTGACGCTCGATACGGGCGACGCGGCGGACGTGGTCGCCCGCGCCCCCGAACTCCTCCGGTCGGGCGGCTACGTCGCCGTCTACTCGCCGTTCGTCGAGAACAGTCGCGCCGCCGTCGAGGCGGCCCGCGAGGCCGGACTGAACGAGGTGGAGACGCTGGAGACCATCCAGCGGGAGATGGACTTCGGGGACCGGGGGTCGCGGCCGTCGACGGCGGGTGTCGGCCACACCGGCTACCTCGTGTTCGCGCGGTACGAGTAG
- a CDS encoding transcription factor S: MEFCDECGSMMKTDGGVWVCGNCGFEKARDSAKESHMTSTAAREDSEVVDMSDVDDAEIGPTTTVKCPECGHDKARYEMKQIRSADESETRFFTCVECGHKWREDDH, encoded by the coding sequence ATGGAGTTCTGCGACGAGTGCGGTTCGATGATGAAGACGGACGGCGGCGTCTGGGTCTGCGGGAACTGCGGCTTCGAGAAGGCGCGCGACTCGGCGAAGGAGAGTCACATGACCTCGACGGCCGCCCGCGAGGACAGCGAAGTCGTCGACATGTCCGACGTCGACGACGCCGAAATCGGACCCACGACGACGGTGAAGTGCCCCGAGTGCGGTCACGACAAGGCCCGCTACGAGATGAAGCAGATACGGTCGGCCGACGAGTCCGAGACTCGGTTCTTCACCTGCGTCGAGTGCGGCCACAAGTGGCGCGAGGACGACCACTGA